Below is a window of Quercus robur chromosome 6, dhQueRobu3.1, whole genome shotgun sequence DNA.
tgatgtgaCAAACCCTTTATTACCCTTTATTAAGTACTGCAAGGTGGTTCATATTCATAAATTAAAGATATACTATCATTAAGAGTACTTGGGAAGAAAAATGCTACCATAgtaattgataattatttttaacttcttCATGAATACAAACATTAGTCATCTTATGCTTTTATTGCACAAGCTTAGGGAACGACATGAAATCCCACTGGAACAATGTTGGAAATTTTAAGATTTCCCCCAACAGTAGTGTCCCCTATGTACTTTAAGTTTGATTCCAAGTGCCCCGTAGAAGGAGATGGTTTGGGGCACGCGGTGAGGGCTGAGATAACCACTAATTTGCAAGTCTTCAATATTTGAGGGATCGTATAACGTTGATAATCAACGGCAAACAAAAATCCTCCATTGCCATTGGTATAGGCATAGTCAATCGCTTTTCCATCACACACGACATGTATTTCAGCAGCTGtgagaaaattgaaaacaaaaaaacttggTGAGGCTAGAAgtaccatatatatatacaagaaaaGTATAACTAATACAAACACTCTAACAAGATATAAAGCTATTACAAAACCTTGCATGCTGAGCTTGCTAgggaactatatatatatatatatatatatgtatatatgcagGTAAAATAATTAACCTGAGCAAACTTACTTGCGAAAACGACGTTGTTGGTACCACTGGCATTTGTATTGCTGTCGCCTGGGCAATAAACAGTGCCGTGGATTTCGATAAGGTAACCCATGCGTCGGGCTCCAGAGATTGGAACTGCTAGTGCAGCAACCATAAGGGAAACAAAGAGAGCTAATTTCATTGCCATGGTTATTTTACTATTAGTCTCTTACAATTGACTTGCTAAAATGCTGTGGATTGGAACCAATTTATAGCATATGAGAGAGCACAAGTAACTGTTACAATAAGAAACAACATAACTACGGTTCACCAATGTTT
It encodes the following:
- the LOC126689745 gene encoding uncharacterized protein LOC126689745; this encodes MAMKLALFVSLMVAALAVPISGARRMGYLIEIHGTVYCPGDSNTNASGTNNVVFATAEIHVVCDGKAIDYAYTNGNGGFLFAVDYQRYTIPQILKTCKLVVISALTACPKPSPSTGHLESNLKYIGDTTVGGNLKISNIVPVGFHVVP